AAAAAACACAACCTTAGATGCTCGCAAGTCGTTACTACCATAAAAACTCGTTTAACCCTCAattcttattttatgatttagtcTCAATCGCAATCCATCACAAACTCCTATTATTATCATACTTAGTTAGCTCTTGTTATCACCACGAAGTCAACTATTTCATCAATATGAATCCTTAAACCCAGTTATACCAATCCAATCCAAAGAACTATCCCACTTTTATCCGCACTTCCTTACTAAAACTCTTAATTGTGTTCACATAAGTATACTCTTTAGGACTTCCTTTACTTATAAGCTTATCATCCATATGTCCACTTCCATGGAGTTTACGATGAAATCAACACTCATTCACAATCCACAAAATACATTTCGCAATCTGAACATATCAATATCATACCAAAGATCCACTACTAAAAGCTTCcttataaataatgtttaacaCATCCACCCGTACCAACAAGCTAGTTGGGTTCTCAAATATGAGTTCAACACCAAATCTTATCATATGAGCATGTATACCATAGATAACTCCGTAAGTAGTTAATATTTGCACTTAACAATCAACATGTCCGTTTTCATGTACCACTAGTAATACATCGTGAAAATTCATTACATCCACCACTAGGACATATCATATCTATTGAGAAGATCATTTTCAAATAGGTCACACACCTTATCCATCAAATAGCTGTAAAATATTACCAGATTAGTTTTGTATCTAACCCAAGCTATATGTATTCTTTCGTAAGCAAGGTCAATAACAAAAGTAACACACTCCATAATTCTAACCAAGTACCCATCAGTGCCATTGTAATAGTCGTATCATGACCTTCTTTGGTATACACTCAATCTGTGAAACCACAAAAGGGATTCTGACCTGAATTGGTTCAACATCATTTGCTAAGCAACCCATTAATGGTATGCCAACTATATCAATTGTACTACACTATTTATTATCTAGTCAATTCTTCAAACATTTAACTTCTAATTGTCGAACCACTCCATATTTTGCTTATACGAGATAagtactatatttattattattattttacaatgATAACTACCCTTACTCAACTCTTTCAAATATGATCACGCATTCGTTTTATAAGTATATCATTTTAACCTTAATACCAGATCTAACATCAAACCAATACACGACATGCCAATGATTCACAAAAGGAACTACGCACGAGTCATCACATAAACGAGAGCGAATAGAGTGAAGCGATAAGAATCAAAATGGCACCAAGTACGCACAATAGTGATCCAAAAAGTGAAGATATTTCctaaaagtcactatagcctctcgaagataggtacagacgtctccgtaccgaTCATCGAGACTCTATTTAGACTCGacttgtatacacgtgagacctatgaacctggggctctgataccattttgtcacgaNNNNNNNNNNNNNNNNNNNNNNNNNNNNNNNNNNNNNNNNNNNNNNNNNNNNNNNNNNNNNNNNNNNNNNNNNNNNNNNNNNNNNNNNNNNNNNNNNNNNNNNNNNNNNNNNNNNNNNNNNNNNNNNNNNNNNNNNNNNNNNNNNNNNNNNNNNNNNNNNNNNNNNNNNNNNNNNNNNNNNNNNNNNNNNNNNNNNNNNNNNNNNNNNNNNNNNNNNNNNNNNNNNNNNNNNNNNNNNNNNNNNNNNNNNNNNNNNNNNNNNNNNNNNNNNNNNNNNNNNNNNNNNNNNNNNNNNNNNNNNNNNNNNNNNNNNNNNNNNNNNNNNNNNNNNNNNNNNNNNNNNNNNNNNNNNNNNNNNNNNNNNNNNNNNNNNNNNNNNNNNNNNNNNNNNNNNNNNNNNNNNNNNNNNNNNNNNNNNNNNNNNNNNNNNNNNNNNNNNNNNNNNNNNNNNNNNNNNNNNNNNNNNNNNNNNNNNNNNNNNNNNNNNNNNNNNNNNNNNNNNNNNNNNNNNNNNNNNNNNNNNNNNNNNNNNNNNNNNNNNNNNNNNNNNNNNNNNNNNNNNNNNNNNNNNNNNNNNNNNNNNNNNNNNNNNNNNNNNNNNNNNNNNNNNNNNNNNNNNNNNNNNNNNNNNNNNNNNNNNNNNNNNNNNNNNNNNNNNNNNNNNNNNNNNNNNNNNNNNNNNNNNNNNNNNNNNNNNNNNNNNNNNNNNNNNNNNNNNNNNNNNNNNNNNNNNNNNNNNNNNNNNNNNNNNNNNNNNNNNNNNNNNNNNNNNNNNNNNNNNNNNNNNNNNNNNNNNNNNNNNNNNNNNNNNNNNNNNNNNNNNNNNNNNNNNNNNNNNNNNNNNNNNNNNNNNNNNNNNNNNNNNNNNNNNNNNNNNNNNNNNNNNNNNNNNNNNNNNNNNNNNNNNNNNNNNNNNNNNNNNNNNNNNNNNNNNNNNNNNNNNNNNNNNNNNNNNNNNNNNNNNNNNNNNNNNNNNNNNNNNNNNNNNNNNNNNNNNNNNNNNNNNNNNNNNNNNNNNNNNNNNNNNNNNNNNNNNNNNNNNNNNNNNNNNNNNNNNNNNNNNNNNNNNNNNNNNNNNNNNNNNNNNNNNNNNNNNNNNNNNNNNNNNNNNNNNNNNNNNNNNNNNNNNNNNNNNNNNNNNNNNNNNNNNNNNNNNNNNNNNNNNNNNNNNNNNNNNNNNNNNNNNNNNNNNNNNNNNNNNNNNNNNNNNNNNNNNNNNNNNNNNNNNNNNNNNNNNNNNNNNNNNNNNNNNNNNNNNNNNNNNNNNNNNNNNNNNNNNNNNNNNNNNNNNNNNNNNNNNNNNNNNNNNNNNNNNNNNNNNNNNNNNNNNNNNNNNNNNNNNNNNNNNNNNNNNNNNNNNNNNNNNNNNNNNNNNNNNNNNNNNNNNNNNNNNNNNNNNNNNNNNNNNNNNNNNNNNNNNNNNNNNNNNNNNNNNNNNNNAAAAAAAACTCAcgcaaatttataattaagttcTTAAGTTTCAAGATTaggattaaatttttaatttcttttcaatatcaTAAATCTTAAGACATTCACTTAATACCATATACctaatacttaattatatatattaatatatcaaaacttaaatgATAATATGGAAACTATTAAAAGGATCTCAAATTGATCCCAATTTATATCACCCGTATTTGAACaccaaaataaagatatttcaTGAAATACTTTTATACGGAAGGCTTCTTGCATGTCTATTTACCTCTCTTCCCAATAATTGTTTTATGATCATCAACAATTGGTCATAATTACTTAATGACTAAGGTGAAATTTATGCTAAATAACATATGCATACATGTACACAGAATTAAAAATTAGTTTCACATATTAGTGTAAATTATACACGTTTTAATCTAAAAATCTACTTCTAATTACATAAAAACTTAATAGAAAGGATGAAAATAATTACCTTGACGCCttgagatgaaaatattgatttttctcctcctttttccttttcttttctccctttcttttcttttcttctctgttttttttttcacgtcgttcttttctttttctttttctcagcCGTCACAGGCTTTTCACCAATTTAGGGCACTTTGCcccctttttttaattattattttattcattatttaattaattccttttccattttttttaattattttttttagcaataaaataatcttttattaaatctaaaatcatgtcactcattattacaagtcatataaattatttataaaatctactaaaaaggttaatataaaAGATATTAGTTGGAATTTCAAAAACGACTAAGAGGGTCGTTACAATTagatttctttttatcttttattattatttgaatttatatcCTTATcgattattttagtttttgtctTGATTGTAATGAACCACTAACCTAAAATATAACGGAAGATGATTTTATAatgtaatcaaaattaaaaatagtaaatcCTATCTTTTTCCCAAAATATTTGACATATAAAAATTAGAACTAATTAATGATGATGTTTACCTATAACCAAATTATTAGCATGAAAGGATTCCAATTCTTTAATGGAATAATTAGACAAAACAAACTAATTATATCACTATAACATACATtaagtataattttataaactaaaaataatacgatatacataaattttatttctatacTTATAAAATACTATTTCCAATAAATACTcgatttgaaagaaaagaaaattaattagatcattatatcaacaaaattctttaatctttaattttccATTTCTTCATTAAAACtacatttataatttaattaaatatagaaagagaaagtgaaagaAAATAGGGATGCATCACTATCAATTATGAAAAATGGAGCCAAATAAAATCTgacataattcaaaaaaattctttaaccatcaaattctaataaaataataaagcaaATGAGCCAAAGAGAAATGAAATAGTCTGTTCGTTcacttttatttatcatattttattttttaaaaattaatttgaatgattttaaagttaaattgagtCTAACACAATATTATagagatatttgaaaactatacaaaatacataagttataatttctttttatattaatatgatacaaaaaaatatattaattaaaattcatgtTATTTAACTCTTAAAAATAACACAAGATAAGTAAAAACGAACGGGAGAATATTAGTTTAGGAgacttatgattttttttctacgGAAGTGAATTTGCAATAACTATAACTATTATTGTTAATTGATAAGAACTTTAAAAAAGATGAAAGATAGTTTGATTTGCACAATCtaaaattataaagataataCTGCGATATTTAACATGTCTGCTATTTAATTATAAACACAATCAATTAGAATTTAAATGAAAGATTTATTAATGAGCTAATGGCTAATTAGTGGGGTTCTAATCTTATAATATTCTCCTAACACTTTCAATTTAAATCTATAGATGAAGTATTTAGATCTATCATTAGATCAATCTAAGgtataatttaaatattcaagTTAATTAAGAATCAATGGAAGTTTCCTTTTTTTGATTCATAAAAGTGTAACATGTTCAATTTGCTAAgtctataattttaaattaaacttaTCAAATTACTATATgttaattaaatcattttgaAGTACATCTATTTAATACTTACATTGACTTATATCTTAGCTTTGATTTTAACAAATTGAGTTTGACTTCTTGtctgattaattttttttattcgatGTTCAAAATCGATATTGAAGCATCAATtagattttaattaagaataacTCAATTTTCGATGTCAAGTACAATGTCTGctataaaaaataactcatttcttataaattaaagattttaattaaaataagaaatatttatcataatatttgaTGGTGCAAATTCAAGTActattttgattctttttaatTCGTATAAATTTGACGGGTGACTTGAATTTATAGTCTGATTATAAATATTACTTTGATGgtacaacttttttttcaacGATTAAATACGTACTTtctctatttcaaaataaataatattttgaaatttaaaagagAAATTAATCTTAATTCTTCTAGTGTTACCCCTATATACTATCATCAAGAattattcatttgttttttttcctaattAGGAGTAAGTTAACTATAATACTAGAAATAAATAGTTTGTTAAAAGATGCATCCAAACTAAAAAAAACCATTATTTTGGACCAAAGAGGGTATAAGGTACTAACacctaaaattcataaataaaataatttttaccatTATTTTCTCAGGTCAATAAAGCAAGTTgagtttaaatttaataaaagtaaaatacaagataattttttcttattagctagaatttttataaataaattttttttagcattattttcttattaccATATACTTCTCTTGATGACTCAAATTTACAaccttcaaattttaaaattaaagaatactTACCATCTTCCTTCTGACTGAAACTCATGATCTCCAGATTGATATTGAAGAATGCTGACTATCTTGTTTCTTCAGTAACTCAAACTTACGATCTTCAGATTGAAATCGAAGAATACTTACTTATCTTGCTTCTTCGATCACTCAAACTCACGACCTTCAGATTGGAATAGAAAAATACCCACCGTCTTGTTCCTTCAATAATTCAAACTCAcgatttttaaaatcaaaagtaaaaaatactTATCATTATAACGAATTTCTTTTATCGAGTATAATAAGAAGATCCGAACACCTCGAAAATCCgaaaataaaaacaagataGATATCTCATCTCTTCAAATTTGACTATAATATTATTCATTTGGCACGCTTAAACAATTTCTTCCTTTTCAGCAGTCCCATCATTACAGCTGCTTCTCCttccccaccccccaccccctaCCCCTAACCCTTAACCACTCACTTGCCCTGTTTTGGTCCAAAAATCACTAAGCTTCATCTTCCTTAAGCTGCTCTACAGGCAGCTGTCTGTACACTGTAACAGTAGCTATCATCTCATCTCACCATATTTGTCCATTAATAAGCTTTGTTGTAGTGTACTTTCATTTCTcttcaaacaaaaaatactttttttttccatgtCTTCCATTTTCAGCTAACCCCATATTGttgaagtgaaaaaaaaatgtcagcATTTTTGAATGATGAGATGTcaaagaaaacatcaatttttggTTTACACTTGTGGGTTGTTGTTGGAATTTGCGTTGGTGCAGCAATTGTAATTGTTCTCTTCTTAATCTCACTTTGGTATACTTCTAAGCGGAATTCGAGTAACCCCCAAATCAAAAACATATCTACGGAGATCAAAGAGATCCGAATTGACCCATCTCGGACTCTACCGGAAAACCCCAATTCGGTTTTGGTAGCAGACCCGTTACCGGAACCTGAAAAAGAAACGACCCAGAACTCAGCTGGGTATCAAAGAATTCAAATTGAGATGGGGAAGGAACATATGGTTAAGCCTGATCGGGTCGGATCGGGTGGTGGGTCGGGTCATGGTAGTGGGGAGGTGCGTTCGGGTGAACAAGGTGGACTTATTGCACCTGAGGTTTCACATTTAGGATGGGGTCATTGGTATACTCTGAGGGAGCTTGAAGTTGCTACTAATTTTTTTGCTCATGAGAATGTTATTGGTGAGGGTGGCTATGGCATTGTTTACCGCGGAGTTATGGAAGATAATAGTTATGTTGCTGTTAAGAATTTGCTTAACAACAGGTGCGGCGTTTAAAATTGTTTGGTTTGTGTTGCTGATTAAAGTTCTGTTCTTTGTGCTTATTGTGTATGAATAGTTTAAAATTGTTTGGTTTGTGTTACTGATTAAAGTTCTGTTCTTTGTGCTTATCGTGTATGCATAGTTCAATTGCTTATATATAGATGCTAACATATTGTGTTGTTTAGGTATATAACATGTTTTTAGCATGACTATCTGCATGccattatattcatgttgtGTGTGGTGTTCCATAGTTATGCATCCAGTTGAACTTTAGATTCAGTAAGTTCTGAGTGAGTGCTGTTTATGTatacatttttaaaactttgtaaATGTACATGGTTTATCGGAAACAGCCTTACTACTTCACGAAGTTTGCATTGTGTATTGTTACATGTTGTCTCATTTGCTTTGTATCTTGCTATTTTATTGTCGTGTTATTCTTGCGATTCTGTTTTGGGAACATTTCTTTTGAGTGGAGTTTCTATCGGAAAGAACCTCTTCAGACCCCAGTTTTGGGATTACATTGCGTATGTTGTTGTTGCAAATGTACATAGTCATTGGTCTGAGCTGAAAGTATTCGGTTTGGTTGAACTAACAGTGAAGGGCTAGATCTGCCCTCTAGATGTTGGTCCTTAATTAGTTGAATGCAAGCTGGAGTCCAGTTTAATGGGTAGTTAAAGCTTTATAGGTTTGTTTGATGAGAAACATGTCCctttttgttctttaattttgtttcatGTGACATTCTTTTCAGGGGACAGGCAGAGAGGGAATTTAAGGTTGAAGTAGAAGCAATTGGTCGAGTTCGGCACAAGAATTTAGTGAGGCTACTTGGTTACTGTGCTGAGGGAGCTCACAGGTATTTTCGTTCAGCATCTGCAGTTTGATTTGATCGATTGCTGTTACATTTGTGTACTTGTAGTCTAGTAGAGCTGTTAAGACCTATAATTATGCTGATTTTAGTGTTGGATTACTCAAGATAATTTCAATGCTGTTTTCAGGATGCTTGTGTATGAGTATGTGGACAATGGGAACTTAGAGCAGTGGCTCCATGGAGATGTAGGGCCATACAGTCCTCTTACATGGGAGATTCGGATGAATATTATCCTTGGAACAGCAAAAGGGTATAAACTCGGTTTCATTGGAATGTATaaacttctatttttttaaattttgggcAGTCATTGTTATCTAGATTTTGTTAAATGGAAAACTAAAACTTGACAATGAATGCAGGTTGACCTATCTGCATGAGGGCCTCGAACCCAAAGTTGTTCACCGTGACATCAAGTCGAGCAATATTTTGATTGATAAGCAGTGGAATTCGAAAGTATCTGACTTTGGTTTAGCTAAGCTTTTGGGCTCAGAGAGGAGCTATATAACTACCCGGGTTATGGGAACGTTTGGGTTAGTGCTAGATGTCTCAAATCCACTAGAATTTTCTGTTGTTTCTAATGTTGAAGCAACCATGTAAACTGAATTGCTaatcttcttatttctcttATCAGCTATGTTGCTCCAGAATATGCTAGCACTGGCATGTTGAATGATAAAAGTGATGTTTATAGTTTTGGAATTCTTCTTATGGAGATAATTTCTGGAAGGAATCCTGTAGATTATAGCCGTCCTCCTGGAGAGGTTTGTTCCAATTACCTAAACTGTCTTGTTTTAAGTAGCATCTTTAATATTACGTCTTGTATAGTTCTGACTTTTGTAGTGGATCTAACCTTCAGGTCAATCTGGTTGATTGGCTTAAGACGATGGTTTCTAACCGAAATTCTGAGGGTGTTTTGGATCCTAAGATGCGGGAGAAGCCTTCTTCAAGAGCATTGAAACGTGCCCTTTTGGTAGCATTGCGCTGTGTAGATCCCAATGCTCAGAAGAGGCCAAAGATGGGGCATGTTATACACATGCTTGAGGTTGATGATTTTCCCTTCCGTGATGTAAGTTTGAGCTTGTCCTATTTAGAACTGCATGCCTATAAACTATCATATTTTACTAGTCATGATGGCTTAGCATGCGTTTGGTGATACTTGATGTATGGAAACCTCCGTCTTATAAAAGAACTCAACTTCTTCTCTCTTATTTATCTAGTGAAGCAACCTCAGAAACATATCCTCTGGGAAATGGAATGATGTGAATCGATTTTAATAAGTACTAAACTATGGTGCAATTGTGGTTGCTTTAGAGTGTATAGTTATATGTGATGTAATGAAGGTTCATGTATGTGCTTTCTCGGAATGAGCATTCAATACATGCCCCATCTCTCCTCTACCGGATGATGCTTGTTAAACCATATATCGAGTAACCGGTCATTTGGTATActgaaatcaaatcaaattgttTTACAGACGAATTTTAGAAATCTGATCAATGATGTGATATTATGTTCAGTATTATGAACCAAACACTAGTTGGAAGTTTTGCCAGGAAGCTGTGTTACGTAATTGAATGACCTATAACATTATCTATCAATCCTTATATTATAATACATTGCTTAACCGTGTGATTCATACAGGAGCGAAGAACTGTAAGAGAAAATGGTCGTTCACATCATGATGAAATGAAAGAGAAGGTAATGGATAAGCGCATAACTGATACAGGTGATAGCAGTGGATTTGAAACTACTGTTGAAACCAACCGATCTTTGTTGCCTACTAAAGAAATCGACGATGATGAGTAGCCTGGAGCCTGGAGCCTGGCCAAGTGGTCTAAAATGTCATATTCAAAATCCCCTTGTTTCCTCTACCATTCATTCGAAGGTGGCGAATGTACATAAAATTCACTGGTGCAAATTCTGCACTCTCTTAAGGTTTTGTAGAGTTGTTATATGTAATtgtctttcaattttgttaagAGCATAGCTCTCATTAGTAGTATATAATTAAATCACCATTTCACTGTATGGATCAGTTATGAATTTCATGTGAAGAAATGATGgaattgattttgatatgagGAGAAAATAGCAGTAAGATGTACCTTATGTTTTGCCTTGTATGGATATGGATTTTTACTATGTTCAAGAAAGTGAATACACCatctattctatttttttttctgattaattaaataatattattttttttaaaattattttttgactcgtaagttatttattaaaaacaaaaCGTGGAAGTATAAGAGTCAATTACGATTTCTAGAATTTTATATAAGTATATGAATcaaagttttctttcttttaatcttAAATTGAAGAATACGAAGAGCTGTAGCAAGAAGAGTTTCATATTCTACTAATTaatgttaaaacattttatctttatgaaatgtatataaccgtaaatttaatttcaatatttttactcTATTCTATAAGACAAGAGAGACATTTTAAGAAAGTTAATCACAAGGTAGTGTGCCTTTATGTTTGTTTTTGCTATTTATTTtgtctattaaaataaatataaaatttatatattgaaattataataaaaggaTGATTAAATACAAAAGAGTTTCTTCTTGTGAGTTAACTATACATTATAaacatttatcattttacttttcatatttttgttgtaaCTCAACACaagtttaaaagaaattatgtgatttttaataattcatattcatcGTTATGGAGGTTGCACGTGCCTAAAGTAGAAAgctttaaaatgtaaaattagattttaattttgcccctaaactaaattataatattataaatcatttaattaatcattaaataataaaacatgtATCGTATTACAAGTGAAAAGTTACATTACAatcaatcataatatcatacttgTACATATTTTTCACcatttctataaatagttaCTGCCCTAATGACTTGAAATGCCCATACCATAAATGTTGAAGTAAATTCACTAGCAATAACTCTAAGAAAAAAGACCAAATAATCACTTAATACAACATATAATACTAATTCAATTGGTTTACatttggagttttttttttcttttgcattaTCTTTTTCAGGTAGACAAACGTGCAAATTATTATAGGTAGACAAATATATCTCAAatctaatataaaatttgtgTGAAATGTtctataaaaaaacattttaaagaaatatattattcttttatatcATAGAGAAACATGTATGcatatttaatataaagtaactatatataaatagtatCAATACtatcttaatttatatttttactttacaaatattaaatccattatataaaattaatatacattatgctagatatttgtatttttcaatatacttcaatatctattttatcatttaacATACCATTTGAAATTGTATGTAAGATTCTGACACCAACTAATACAAATATACGTACAACACACGTAATAAAAACCAGTACTTTTAATACGTGCCGAAAGCCTTTCTTTCTTATTCGCCGTGCCTATTCAAACACCATGAATGTTTGCTTTAATGATTTGGCTTATGTGTTGGGATATTTGTTGATGCTAGagaggggtgggggtgggggtccAATGATTACTATAGTGTCCAAGGATGctacaaagaagaaaaacagGTAGATgtgttttgcttgcttgtgacTAGAGATACTATTTGACAGCTAGAGTTGGCCACACATTGTGCATTTTGGACCCCTCACTCACTTATTGTGTTTTTTAGTGTTGTCTCCATAGAAAATGTCATAGGCCTAATGTTTCATTTACTAACTACATTAAAGACCCTACAAAACAATGATTGTTTTGACTCTCTGCATGTGAAAAAGAGTGTAGAAGTGAAGATGTAACCTAAGTTTCATTTGCTTTAGAAATAtacttctcttcttttctaaaattgaagcaataagaaaataaacttgTGGTTATTAAGAGTTGCCTGACATTCTCTGGGGTTTGTCTAATCAAACATATTGAAGGGTTGTTCTCATTTTGTTGTCATTTTTTGCTTTGTTTTTGTCTTCTATCTTGAAATTCACCAGTGTTGTCAAAGGCGTACTTACAGCGGCTTAAGACCTAAAGTGAGGTGTAAAAACATGTTGAGTATTTTATCCCACGTTTCAGTGTTGTCATCAAGACTCTAAGATATATTAGTAAACGACACTAAATATTGATGTTTCACGTTATTGTATCCTTCTTTCCTTTGTTTAGTCCTGTACTCCACTTcatatttgtactttttttttctttcatttgtgCATTTCTTCGTTAAAGCCTCGATGGATATTAGAGCTTTTCGTTTATGGTAACATAGTACTCCTTTCCAAACAAGAGGGAGTTGTATCTTCAAATATCTTATTGCAAAAGTTTCTTACTGGAGTtaacattatatttatttgcgTTTTGcactttttcttatttaaagagTTAAATTGTCCTTGAACTATACGAAATAAATCACTTATACCCTCCGTTACATTTTGGAATAAAAAATGCTCACGCCGTTATCCCAAAATACCATAAATACCCTCAAGAGTTAATATCCCAATTTTTTAGTGACGTGACAATCTAAGTTGGACTAATCCTTCCACCTAAGCGATACCAACTAGAATTCACTACAAAAGAACTAGACCTTTAGCGGCGACACAAGTTGCAAAAAAAACCCAGAATATTGTTGCTAAAAGTTTTGTTCTTTTGTAGTGAATCCAAGTTGGCAACACTTAGGTGGAGGAATTAGTCCCATGTGGCTTGTCACGTCACTAAAAATTTG
This portion of the Solanum pennellii chromosome 12, SPENNV200 genome encodes:
- the LOC107007510 gene encoding probable serine/threonine-protein kinase At1g01540, which encodes MSAFLNDEMSKKTSIFGLHLWVVVGICVGAAIVIVLFLISLWYTSKRNSSNPQIKNISTEIKEIRIDPSRTLPENPNSVLVADPLPEPEKETTQNSAGYQRIQIEMGKEHMVKPDRVGSGGGSGHGSGEVRSGEQGGLIAPEVSHLGWGHWYTLRELEVATNFFAHENVIGEGGYGIVYRGVMEDNSYVAVKNLLNNRGQAEREFKVEVEAIGRVRHKNLVRLLGYCAEGAHRMLVYEYVDNGNLEQWLHGDVGPYSPLTWEIRMNIILGTAKGLTYLHEGLEPKVVHRDIKSSNILIDKQWNSKVSDFGLAKLLGSERSYITTRVMGTFGYVAPEYASTGMLNDKSDVYSFGILLMEIISGRNPVDYSRPPGEVNLVDWLKTMVSNRNSEGVLDPKMREKPSSRALKRALLVALRCVDPNAQKRPKMGHVIHMLEVDDFPFRDERRTVRENGRSHHDEMKEKVMDKRITDTGDSSGFETTVETNRSLLPTKEIDDDE